The following is a genomic window from Vibrio cyclitrophicus.
CAAAACGCTGCCAGAGTTACCAGTTAATAAAATCCGTGGTGTGATTGATACCTGGAACGAGCAGATTGAAGAGCTAGGTAAAGATTACCTATGGGTTCAAGCTTTCGAAAACAAAGGCGAGACCATGGGTTGTTCTCAGCCTCACCCACACGGTCAAATTTGGGCGAACAGCTTTCTGCCAAACGAGATTGAACGTAAAGAAAAGCTACTGAAAGAGTACTTCGAGCAACAAGGTTCGAACCTGTTAGTCGATTACGTTGAAGCTGAAATGAAAGACGGCTCACGTACTGTGGTTGAAACTGAACATTGGATTGCCGTAGTGCCTTACTGGGCAGCGTGGCCATTTGAAACTATGTTGCTACCAAAAACACACATTCGCCGTATGAGTGAACTGACTGACGAACAACGTAATGATTTAGCGCTTGCGATTAAGAAGCTGACCAGTCGTTACGATAACTTGTTCCAATGTTCATTCCCTTACTCAATGGGCTGGCACTATGCACCGTTCTTCGAAGAAGGTACGGACATCGATCACTGGCAACTGCATGCGTTGTTCTACCCGCCACTGTTACGCAGTGCTTCGGTTCGTAAGTTCATGGTGGGCTACGAAATGTTGGCGGAATCTCAGCGTGATTTAACCGCAGAACAAGCCGCGCAACGTCTTCGTGATTTGAGTGACGTTCACTACAAAGAGCAGGAATAGCCTACTTCGTAGATAACGAGCGAGATTCCTGATATCTCGTCCGTCGATCCTGGAATGACAGTTTCATTGAAACGTTTAGCGTCAATCCCGAGAGTGAGGAACGAAGAAGTCGGGAATCTAAAAGAATTAAAGTGGTGTCGTAAAGGGGCCATAACCAATTGATTAAAGAGTTAAGCAGAGAGTTTACTTATGTCTGATCTGATCCAAAACGTGAAAGCATCTTTTGAGCAAGTCCTTGGTTACCAAGCGACTCACATAATTCAAGCTCCAGGTCGTGTGAACCTGATTGGTGAGCATACCGACTACAACGATGGTTTTGTTCTACCGTGTGCCATTAACTACCAAACGGTAGTCGCAGCGGCTAAGCGTGACGACAACATCGTGCGTGTAGTATCAGTAGACTACGGTAATGCAGTAGATGAGTTCGATTTAACTCAAGAGATTACATTCCAACAAGACAAAATGTGGGCTAACTACATTCGTGGTGTGGTGAAGTGCCTAATGGGGCGTGGCTTTGAATTTACAGGTGCCGACATCTCTGTAACCGGCAACGTGCCCCAAGGTGCGGGTTTAAGTTCTTCTGCGGCTCTGGAAGTGGTCATCGGTCAGACATTCAAGGTGCTTTACAACCTAGAGATTAGTCAAGCGGAAGTCGCTCTGAATGGTCAGCAAGCCGAAAACGAATTCGTTGGTTGTAACTGCGGCATCATGGACCAAATGATCTCTGCAGAAGGTCGTGCAAACCACGCGATGCTGTTGGACTGTCGTAGCCTAGAAACAACGGCTGTCTCTATGCCAGAAGATATGGCTGTGGTTATCATTAACTCAAACAAAAAACGCGGCTTAGTCGACAGCGAATACAACACGCGTCGTGAGCAATGTGAAGAAGCGGCGCGCATCTTTGGTGTTCCGGCACTGCGTGATGTGACCATTGAACAATTCAAAGCGAAAGAGTCTGAGTTAGATGAAATGGTCGCGAAACGTGCTCGTCACGTGATTACTGAAAATGACCGTACCGTTGAAGCGGCTCAAGCTTTACGTACTCATGATATGAAGCGTATGGGCGAGTTGATGGCAGAATCTCATGCTTCAATGCGAGACGATTTTGAAATCACAGTGAAAGAGATCGACACGTTGGTTGATATGGTTAAAGAAGTGATCGGTGAGCAAGGTGGTGTACGTATGACTGGCGGCGGTTTTGGCGGTTGTATCGTGGCATTGGTTCCACCTGCATTGGTTGATGAAATTAAAACAGCCGTTGAACAGAAATATCAAGTGGCGACGGGGCTAAAAGAATCTATTTATGTGTGCCAAGCTAAAGACGGAGCGGGTCTTGTTGAAGTAATCTAGCTGTTTAGATACTTAATGCTCAAAAGCGAAGGTCTACCGAGTAAAAAGATCATGGTAGGCTAAATAGTAAATCCTTTACCTAATGTAGAGGTTTTTTGCTGGCACTAGAAAGGAATTTAGAATGACCTCAGAGCAGAATTTGCATCAATCCATGACACAAACGGCAGCCTATGATGGTCAACCTGCTCAGTTAGTTACTTTGTCCAACAAGCATGGCATGCAAGTCACCTTCATGGATATTGGTGCAACGTGGTTGAGTTGTATCCTGCCAGTCAAAGGAAACAAACGTGAAGTTTTGTTAGGTGTAAACTCAATGGAGAACTTCGAGAAACAAGCCAGTTATATGGGCACAACGGTTGGTCGTTATGCTAACCGCATTGCCAATGGTCGTTTCAAAATTGACGGCCAGAACTACAAGTTGGAAACCAACCAAGCGGGCAATACCTTGCATGGTGGTCCTGATGGTTTTGATAAACGTCGTTGGAATATTACCGAGCAAACAGAAACGTCAGTGGTGTTTACTCTAGAGTCTACTGATGGAGACCAAGGGTTTCCGGGGAATTTGAATGTATCGGTGCGTTATGACATAACCGAAGATAATCGAGTTTCCATTAACTACTCTGCAACCGCTGATAAGCCAACCGTGGTTAACCTAACGAATCACGCATACTTTAATCTACTAGGGGCGAATAACGGTCACGATTGTCTGTCTCATATTGTTAGTATCAATGCTTCACAATATTTACCAACTAACGCTGTTGGTATCCCATTAGGCAATTTAAAGGCGGTGAAATCGACTAGCTTTGACTTCAGTCAGCCTATGATGATCTCTGAACGTTTGCTTGGGGATGAACAACAAAAAGCGGCCAAAGGTTATGATCACTCTTTTCTTTTAGCGGATGGCTGTAAGCGCGATAAATGCGCAGCTACAGTGACGTCGCCTGATGCACTTGTCACCTTGAAAGTCTTTTCTACTAAGCCAGCTATACAGCTGTATACCGGAAATTGGTTGGGTGGAACACCCAATCGAAACGGTGGCACTTATGAAGACTATGCAGGTATTGCATTGGAAACCCAGTTCTTACCAGACTCACCTAACCACCCAGAGTGGAAGCAAGAAAGTTGTATTCTTAGGCCTGAACAGGAATACCACTATCGAACTTGTTACCAGTTTGAATTTTCGGGGGATTATTCAAACTAGTCCATTCTAGCTCAAAACGGTTTATGCTAATTGGCTCCAACAAAGGGATTATTGTTGGGAAGAGTATGGTGAGAAAGCCCTAACAGAACTGCTTCTGTTAGGGCTTTTTTTTGTTTGATGAGTTGACTAAAATTTAGATTTTCTCTACCGAATTTCGGCGCACTAAAGTAGGAGAGAACATCATAGGCTCGGAAGAGGTACCTCGACCTTTAGCTAGCACAAGCGCTAGGCGAGTGGCTTTCTCTGCCATCATCTGAATAGGGTAGCGAATCGTAGTTAGCTTAGGGTGTACATAACGCGCAATTAAGCCGTCATCAAAACCAACAATCGATACTTTATCTGGTGCTTGAATACCGTTTTCATCAAGTACAGATAACGCACCAGCCGCCATGTAATCGTTGTAAGCCACAAGGCCTGTAATCGGGAGAGATTTGGTCAATAGGTTGGTCATTGCGTACTCGCCACCGTCACTGGTTGGAGCGGCGTATTCAATGTAGCTTTCAGACAGCGCGATTTTGTAATCAGAGAGTGCAGCTAGATAGCCTTGCACTCGTTCATCGGCATCTTCAATGCTGTGTGATGAAGCGATACATGCGATGTTCTTGTGACCATGACGAATCAAATATTCTGTAGCAAGGTAAGCGCCTTTCTTATTGTCTAAGAAAATACAACGCTCGGCGATTTCGGCAATATAACGGTTGATCAACACTAAGCCTTTTACTTCTTTTGCGTAGGCGATGAGTTCTTCATCCGTTAATCCCTTGGAATGGATCACCAAGGCATCACAGCGACTATTGATCAGCAACTCAATGGCTTGTCTCTCTTCTTCACGATCGTGAGAACCATTGCCGACAAGGATATGTTTACCGTTTTCGCGTGCGACATTATCAACAGCCTTAACTAAGGTGCCAAAAAAGGGATCGGAGATATCACCCACTAACACACCAACCGTGTTCGTGCTTTGGCTTACAAGCGCACGAGCATTGGCATTCGGACGATAGCCGAGTTTTGTCATGGCTTTAGTTACAGACTCAATTGAATTTGCACTTGCCTTCGGAGACTTGTTTACGACTCGAGATACGGTTGCAACTGAAACACCAGCTTCCTTTGCTACATCTTTAATTGTTGCCATCTTTTACCTCTATTCATTGCTGTATCTATTTAACACCGACAATGAAGGTAAGGCAATGAAACTCTCATTTTACTTCCATTAATGCGATCTTTACCGCTTGTAACTATTAGTCTTAATGCTAGTGTAAACATTTACATTTTACTTAATTTTAGTAAATATTTTTAATGAGTGGAAACCAATCAATATAGGAAGTGAGAAATGGATACTGTCTCTTATGGTGACTTTGCTAAGTTAGAAATGCGTGTGGGTAAGATCATTGAGGTTGTGCGTCATGAAAACGCAGACAAGCTTTACATTGTGCAAGTAGAAGACGCTACAAACGGTAACCAGCCTTGTCCCTTACTACACCGAAGAAGAGTTAATGTGCAAACTAGTGGTTGTATTGTGTAACTTAGCGAAAGCGAAGATGAGAGGCCACACCTCTGAGTGCATGTTGTTATGTGCAGAAACGGAAGGTGAATCTGAAAGTGTACTGCTGACACCAGAACGTGTGATGCCAACGGGTATTCGTGTCGTTTAAGCTCGCTTTAGGTTGGTGAGTCAATGTGTTCACCAACCTAAATTAGCTATGTATATTAACTAGCCGCGTACGGTCAGTATCAAGCCATCAATTACACTATGGTGATGATCGGAAACTCCTGCAAGGTTGCCGTATTTAGGCTGGTGGCGATCATTTTCTAATGGGTGATGCCAACCTTGTGTGTGTTTAACAAAGTGCGCCGCAAAGCTTTCAGACACCTCTAAACATCCTGCTAATACCGTATCGACATAGGTTTGAACGATAGGACTGTTCTCGCAAGGCGCTTCAATTTCGTTTTTGATGTATACCCAAATCGATTGATCCTGCTTGAACTCAGTGTTGCTCTCTATCTGATCGGCTTTGAGTTCGATTCGGTGATAACCGCGTTCACGGCGATCAAAATCAGCCAGTGTAATATCATCAACCTCAAGCAATACTCCATTCACTTGACCATCTCCTGGATTGACTATGAGGGGGGACAACACGTAACTGTCATCAATTTTACTCCAATGGCGCACTAAGCCATGCACAATTGCAGGAATGGCCTGTCCAGTTTGACCTGTTAGTTGACGTGAAGAGGAGTTGATTAAGCTACCGTAACCGAAAATATACATCGCGTTCCCTGTCTGTTCTTTTGAATTTGAGACTAGTCTTACTATATGTTCCAAGTAACTAAATGTCAGTAGTTATTATTTTTAACACTTTCGTGTCTAATTGACATGTATTGGTGTGTTTAATTGACTCTTTTCTTTGTGTTTTTTACGCGTTTATGATTGTTTTTATTGGGTTTATACCTTTGGCGCGTTTCGTGCATTACTTAAATAAAAATAACAGTAATGATGACTGCATCATGAATTTGGCTATTTATGCCAATTCCATATAAGCCATTCTTGGCCGTTATCTGAAATGAGGAACGAGTTTGTTAAATATCACAGATAAAAGTGTAGAAGACGCAATTCCAGCCTATCTGCGTTTAGGCTTCCGACCTTTCTTCTTTTTGGGCAGTCTCTATGCCGTTATCGCTATCGTGGCTTGGGTTGTCATGTTCCAAAATGGTCAGCCGGAGATTTTAAAAGTCCCTGCGCTTTGGTGGCACGTACATGAAATGTTGTTTGGCTTTGCTATGGCGATTGTTGTCGGCTTTGTTTTAACGGCGGTGCAAACGTGGACGGGAGTCAATGGCACTAAGCATTATCGATTGGCTGCCTTAGTGGGATTATGGCTTGCACCTCGCCTTCTATTTTGGACTCCTGCACCTTTGTGGCTGATCTCATCGGTTGAGGCGCTGTTTATGATCTTTGCCGCTTACGAAATTGGTTTCCGAGTTGTGAAGTCAAAAGGCTGGAAGAACTTGTTCTTTGTTCCGTTGTTTATACTGGCTATCGTGGCGAATTTTGCTAGCTATGCAACCATTAAGGGCATGCCTCCATTTCCATCGTCTGCAGTATGGCACGCGATGTTGTGGTGGTTTACGTTGTTATTGTCTGTAATGGGTGGACGAGTGATTCCATTCTTTACGGCGCGTCGTTTTGATTTTGAAAAAGCACAACCACTCGTTTGGTTAGAATGGTTAGCGAATCTACCTTTGGTTGGTTTATTTGTGTTGAGCTTCTTCCCATTAACTTTTGCTCAAATTGGCAATCAATTGATGGTATTTGCGGGAGCAGCTCAATTGGTACGCTTCATTCGCTGGAAACCGTGGACGACATTATCTGAACCTTTGGTGTGGTCACTGCATGCGGCTTACTTATGTATTCCCTTGAGTTTGTTGCTGAGAGGTTTGTTGGACAACCCGTTCGCAAGCCATAACATGTTGCACCTGTTTGCTATTGGCGGTCTGAGTGGATTAATTCTAGCGATGATTACGCGTGTGACGATGGGGCATACTGGTCGTGCTATCTATAAAGGGCAGAGTATGGCTTTGGCGTTCTCTGCTATTTTTATCGCAGCACTCGTTCGCAGTTTAGGCGTGACTTTCTTCCCTGCCTACTTGTTTGAAATTGTGAACATCAGCGCAGGTTTGTGGACGTTAGCGTTTGGTCTATTTATCTGGAAGTTTGGCATGATGCTGTTAACCCCAAGAGTGGATGGTCACCCAGGCTAAGCGTATTGATTTTCGAACTCATTTTGAAAGGGAAACATTGAGCTTCCCTTTTTTTGATCGCTGCATAGGTCCATTTTTTAGTGAATATTTTCAGCAAGATATTGGCGCACTTGTGCAATGAGAGCTTCTTTGGCGTGAGGTGAGATGAAACTGGCTTCGATGGCGTTAATACTGAACTGTGCTAATTCGTTTTTCGTCACCATGTGAGCATTGACGACGGCGAGGAAGTTATCATTCATATACCCGCCGAAGTAAGCGGGATCATCGGAATTGATGGTGACGCATAGCTCTCTTCTCAGCAACTCGACGATGTTGTGCTCTTGCATGGTGTCGAAGACTTTGAGCTTGGTATTCGATAGTGGGCAGACCGTCAGCGGTGTGCGTTTAGCGATTAGCTGTTCCATCAAGTTTTCATCTTCAACACAGCGAACGCCATGATCAATTCGGGTAATGCTTAACAAGCTCAGTGCGTCGATAATATTTTGTGCTGGGCCTTCTTCTCCGGCGTGTGCGACGGTCAGGAAGCCTTGGTTGATAGCTTCTTGGAATACATGTTTAAATTTCTCTGGCGGGTTGCCCTGTTCTGATGAATCTAGCCCAACGGCAATGATCTTATCTTTATAGGGAAGTGCTTGTTTGAGCGTTTCAAAAGCGCTGTCTTCATCAAGGTGACG
Proteins encoded in this region:
- a CDS encoding UDP-glucose--hexose-1-phosphate uridylyltransferase, with translation MSKVEFNPVDHPHRRYNPLTGQWILVSPHRAKRPWSGQDEKPSTAQLPAYEKECFLCPTNTRISGDENPDYDGTYVFSNDFAALMPDSPDAPESENPLFKTQGVRGLSRVICFSPDHSKTLPELPVNKIRGVIDTWNEQIEELGKDYLWVQAFENKGETMGCSQPHPHGQIWANSFLPNEIERKEKLLKEYFEQQGSNLLVDYVEAEMKDGSRTVVETEHWIAVVPYWAAWPFETMLLPKTHIRRMSELTDEQRNDLALAIKKLTSRYDNLFQCSFPYSMGWHYAPFFEEGTDIDHWQLHALFYPPLLRSASVRKFMVGYEMLAESQRDLTAEQAAQRLRDLSDVHYKEQE
- a CDS encoding substrate-binding domain-containing protein, which encodes MATIKDVAKEAGVSVATVSRVVNKSPKASANSIESVTKAMTKLGYRPNANARALVSQSTNTVGVLVGDISDPFFGTLVKAVDNVARENGKHILVGNGSHDREEERQAIELLINSRCDALVIHSKGLTDEELIAYAKEVKGLVLINRYIAEIAERCIFLDNKKGAYLATEYLIRHGHKNIACIASSHSIEDADERVQGYLAALSDYKIALSESYIEYAAPTSDGGEYAMTNLLTKSLPITGLVAYNDYMAAGALSVLDENGIQAPDKVSIVGFDDGLIARYVHPKLTTIRYPIQMMAEKATRLALVLAKGRGTSSEPMMFSPTLVRRNSVEKI
- the galM gene encoding galactose-1-epimerase produces the protein MTSEQNLHQSMTQTAAYDGQPAQLVTLSNKHGMQVTFMDIGATWLSCILPVKGNKREVLLGVNSMENFEKQASYMGTTVGRYANRIANGRFKIDGQNYKLETNQAGNTLHGGPDGFDKRRWNITEQTETSVVFTLESTDGDQGFPGNLNVSVRYDITEDNRVSINYSATADKPTVVNLTNHAYFNLLGANNGHDCLSHIVSINASQYLPTNAVGIPLGNLKAVKSTSFDFSQPMMISERLLGDEQQKAAKGYDHSFLLADGCKRDKCAATVTSPDALVTLKVFSTKPAIQLYTGNWLGGTPNRNGGTYEDYAGIALETQFLPDSPNHPEWKQESCILRPEQEYHYRTCYQFEFSGDYSN
- a CDS encoding gamma-glutamylcyclotransferase family protein, translated to MYIFGYGSLINSSSRQLTGQTGQAIPAIVHGLVRHWSKIDDSYVLSPLIVNPGDGQVNGVLLEVDDITLADFDRRERGYHRIELKADQIESNTEFKQDQSIWVYIKNEIEAPCENSPIVQTYVDTVLAGCLEVSESFAAHFVKHTQGWHHPLENDRHQPKYGNLAGVSDHHHSVIDGLILTVRG
- a CDS encoding NnrS family protein; amino-acid sequence: MLNITDKSVEDAIPAYLRLGFRPFFFLGSLYAVIAIVAWVVMFQNGQPEILKVPALWWHVHEMLFGFAMAIVVGFVLTAVQTWTGVNGTKHYRLAALVGLWLAPRLLFWTPAPLWLISSVEALFMIFAAYEIGFRVVKSKGWKNLFFVPLFILAIVANFASYATIKGMPPFPSSAVWHAMLWWFTLLLSVMGGRVIPFFTARRFDFEKAQPLVWLEWLANLPLVGLFVLSFFPLTFAQIGNQLMVFAGAAQLVRFIRWKPWTTLSEPLVWSLHAAYLCIPLSLLLRGLLDNPFASHNMLHLFAIGGLSGLILAMITRVTMGHTGRAIYKGQSMALAFSAIFIAALVRSLGVTFFPAYLFEIVNISAGLWTLAFGLFIWKFGMMLLTPRVDGHPG
- the galK gene encoding galactokinase codes for the protein MSDLIQNVKASFEQVLGYQATHIIQAPGRVNLIGEHTDYNDGFVLPCAINYQTVVAAAKRDDNIVRVVSVDYGNAVDEFDLTQEITFQQDKMWANYIRGVVKCLMGRGFEFTGADISVTGNVPQGAGLSSSAALEVVIGQTFKVLYNLEISQAEVALNGQQAENEFVGCNCGIMDQMISAEGRANHAMLLDCRSLETTAVSMPEDMAVVIINSNKKRGLVDSEYNTRREQCEEAARIFGVPALRDVTIEQFKAKESELDEMVAKRARHVITENDRTVEAAQALRTHDMKRMGELMAESHASMRDDFEITVKEIDTLVDMVKEVIGEQGGVRMTGGGFGGCIVALVPPALVDEIKTAVEQKYQVATGLKESIYVCQAKDGAGLVEVI
- a CDS encoding adenosine deaminase; translation: MDSFIKNLPKVELHLHIEGSLEPELMFKLAKRNNISIPFENPDQVRDAYQFHNLQSFLDIYYQGANVLIHEQDFYDLTWAYLLKCQQDNVVHTEIFFDPQTHTERGIAFEVIVGGITRALNQAEQELGISSQLIMCFLRHLDEDSAFETLKQALPYKDKIIAVGLDSSEQGNPPEKFKHVFQEAINQGFLTVAHAGEEGPAQNIIDALSLLSITRIDHGVRCVEDENLMEQLIAKRTPLTVCPLSNTKLKVFDTMQEHNIVELLRRELCVTINSDDPAYFGGYMNDNFLAVVNAHMVTKNELAQFSINAIEASFISPHAKEALIAQVRQYLAENIH